One region of Melitaea cinxia chromosome 29, ilMelCinx1.1, whole genome shotgun sequence genomic DNA includes:
- the LOC123667974 gene encoding chorion class CA protein ERA.1-like codes for MSTFAFLLLCVQACLVQNVYSQCLGTLGWEAGIAGPYGYGLREGCAGSYGYGLRDGFIGDGLGIRDGLAGPFGIGLRDGFIGEAAYGGSGVGDVAVAGEMGVAGNTVVAGQVPILGAVGFEGIVPAAGAVTIAGSCGCGCGAYHY; via the exons ATGTCTACCTTCGCTTTCCTCCTCCTCTGCGTCCAGGCTTGCTTGGTCCAG AATGTTTACAGCCAGTGCCTTGGTACTTTAGGCTGGGAAGCTGGTATTGCTGGGCCCTACGGCTACGGTTTGAGAGAAGGCTGTGCTGGATCCTACGGCTATGGTTTGAGAGACGGATTCATTGGAGATGGACTCGGTATTAGAGACGGCCTTGCTGGACCTTTTGGCATCGGCTTGAGAGACGGTTTTATCGGTGAAGCTGCCTACGGAGGCTCTGGAGTCGGTGACGTGGCTGTTGCTGGTGAGATGGGCGTTGCTGGTAACACCGTGGTCGCTGGTCAGGTGCCAATCCTCGGTGCTGTAGGATTCGAAGGCATAGTTCCCGCCGCCGGAGCTGTGACCATTGCTGGCAGCTGCGGTTGTGGTTGCGGCGCTTACCATTACTGA
- the LOC123667985 gene encoding chorion class A protein Ld3/Ld29-like, with amino-acid sequence MSTFAFLLLCVQACLVQNVYSQCLGTLGWEAGIAGPYGYGLRDGIVGDYGLGIRDGLAGPFGIGFRDGFIGEAAYGGSGVGDVAVAGEMGVAGTTLVAGQVPILGAVGFEGIVPAAGAVTIAGSCGCGCGAFRY; translated from the exons ATGTCTACCTTCGCTTTCCTCCTCCTCTGCGTCCAGGCTTGCTTGGTCCAG AATGTTTACAGCCAGTGCCTTGGTACTTTAGGCTGGGAAGCTGGTATTGCTGGACCCTACGGTTATGGTTTGAGAGACGGAATCGTTGGAGACTACGGTCTCGGTATTAGAGATGGCCTTGCTGGACCTTTCGGCATCGGATTCAGAGACGGTTTTATCGGTGAAGCTGCCTACGGAGGCTCCGGAGTCGGTGACGTGGCTGTCGCTGGTGAGATGGGCGTTGCTGGTACCACCCTGGTCGCTGGTCAGGTGCCGATCCTCGGTGCCGTAGGATTCGAAGGCATCGTTCCCGCCGCCGGAGCTGTGACCATCGCTGGCAGCTGCGGTTGTGGTTGCGGCGCTTTCCGTTACTGA
- the LOC123667702 gene encoding chorion class B protein M3A5-like encodes GACDGLGLYGANDGFGAYGAYGAIDGFGAYGAYGAIDGFGAYGPRALAASNGAGLAVSSASTYPAGVSVLSENAIEGPLAVAGALPFLGTVALEGALPTAGAGAVNYGCGNGAVAILAEDLAPAGIAGPLGYGIGARGAEGFGYGPYGYGINGLAGPFRGGCGCGALI; translated from the coding sequence GGAGCTTGCGATGGACTTGGTTTATACGGAGCTAACGACGGTTTTGGTGCTTACGGTGCTTACGGCGCCATCGATGGTTTTGGTGCTTACGGTGCTTACGGCGCCATCGATGGTTTTGGTGCTTATGGGCCTAGAGCTTTAGCTGCTTCCAATGGCGCAGGTCTGGCTGTATCAAGCGCTTCCACCTACCCAGCTGGAGTATCCGTCTTATCCGAAAACGCCATTGAAGGACCTCTTGCAGTCGCCGGCGCTCTGCCGTTCTTGGGAACCGTGGCTCTAGAAGGAGCTCTACCAACTGCCGGTGCTGGTGCTGTCAACTACGGCTGTGGCAATGGAGCCGTCGCCATATTGGCTGAAGACCTCGCCCCCGCTGGCATCGCTGGTCCACTCGGCTACGGCATCGGTGCCCGGGGTGCTGAAGGTTTCGGCTACGGTCCTTATGGCTATGGAATCAATGGCCTTGCTGGACCCTTCCGTGGCGGCTGTGGATGTGGCGCATTAATCTAA
- the LOC123667704 gene encoding chorion class B protein M3A5-like produces the protein AVSSASTYPAGVSVLSENAIEGPLAVTGALPFLGTVALEGAVPTAGSGAINYGCGNGAVAILAEDLAPAGIAGPLGYGIGARGAEGFGYGPYGYGINGLAGPFRGGCGCGALI, from the coding sequence GCTGTATCAAGTGCTTCCACCTACCCAGCTGGAGTTTCCGTGTTATCCGAAAACGCCATTGAAGGGCCTCTCGCAGTCACCGGTGCTCTGCCGTTCTTGGGAACCGTGGCTCTAGAAGGAGCTGTGCCAACTGCCGGTTCTGGTGCAATCAACTACGGCTGTGGCAATGGAGCCGTCGCCATATTGGCTGAGGACCTCGCCCCCGCTGGCATCGCTGGTCCACTCGGCTACGGCATCGGTGCCCGGGGTGCTGAAGGTTTCGGCTACGGTCCTTATGGCTATGGAATCAATGGCCTTGCTGGACCCTTCCGTGGCGGCTGTGGATGTGGCGCATTAATCTAA
- the LOC123667703 gene encoding chorion class B protein M3A5-like, translated as MDLVYTELTTVLVLAVLTAPLTVSVLTVLLKELALTELTGALPFLGTVALEGAVPTAGSGAVNYGCGNGAVAILAEDLAPAGIAGPLGYGIGARGAEGFGYGPYGNGINGLAGPFRGGCGCGALI; from the exons ATGGACTTGGTTTATACGGAGCTAACGACGGTTTTGGTGCTTGCGGTGCTTACGGCGCCATTGACGGTTTCGGTGCTTACGGTGCTTTTGAAGGAATTGGCCCTTACGGAGC TCACCGGCGCTCTGCCGTTCTTGGGAACCGTGGCTCTAGAAGGAGCTGTGCCAACTGCCGGTTCTGGTGCTGTCAACTACGGCTGTGGCAATGGAGCCGTCGCCATATTGGCTGAGGACCTCGCCCCCGCTGGCATCGCTGGTCCACTCGGCTACGGCATCGGTGCCCGGGGTGCGGAAGGTTTCGGCTACGGTCCTTATGGCAACGGAATCAATGGCCTTGCTGGACCCTTCCGTGGCGGCTGTGGATGTGGCGCATTAATCTAA
- the LOC123667997 gene encoding chorion class A protein Ld2/Ld41-like, translating to MSTFAFLLLCIQVCLVQNVYSQCNGALGWDAGLAGPYGYGLRDGIAGPYGFGLGDGIAGPYGFGLRDGFIGEAAYGGSGVGDVAVAGEMGVAGTTLVAGQVPILGAVGFEGIVPAAGAVTITGRCGCGCHNGIY from the exons ATGTCTACCTTCGCTTTCCTCCTCCTCTGCATCCAAGTCTGCTTGGTCCAG AATGTTTACAGTCAGTGCAATGGTGCTCTTGGCTGGGATGCCGGGTTAGCTGGACCCTACGGCTACGGTTTGAGAGACGGTATTGCTGGACCCTATGGCTTTGGATTGGGAGACGGTATTGCTGGACCTTATGGTTTCGGTTTGAGAGACGGTTTCATTGGTGAAGCTGCCTACGGAGGCTCCGGAGTCGGTGATGTGGCTGTCGCTGGTGAGATGGGCGTTGCTGGTACCACCCTGGTCGCTGGTCAGGTGCCGATCCTCGGTGCTGTAGGATTCGAAGGCATTGTTCCAGCTGCTGGAGCTGTGACCATTACTGGCAGATGCGGATGCGGCTGCCACAAtggtatttattaa